Proteins encoded together in one Ignavibacteriota bacterium window:
- the nuoL gene encoding NADH-quinone oxidoreductase subunit L, giving the protein MYNFVGYIVLLPFIGFLINGLFGKKLNSEKLSGWIGSLSVGASFAIAVAIFFEMLGFPSEERSHIVTIFSWLTAGSFSVDVAYQVDQLSILMTLVVTGVGFLIHVYSIGYMHGDKGLWRFFAYLNLFIFMMLNLILADNFLLMFLGWEGVGLCSFLLIGFWHDRKFDTGGYKPGTAFTTDAAKKAFVVNRIGDFGFLIAMFLLFTTFKTLNFEGIFTQANALKSVGDDTIFLIALMLFVGATGKSAQIPLFVWLPDAMAGPTPVSALIHAATMVTAGVYMVARCSVLYALAPAAMTIVAVIGLATAVFAATMGLVQNDIKKVLAYSTVSQLGYMFLGLGVGAFTAGIFHVMTHAFFKALLFLGAGSVIHAMHEEQDIQNMGGLKSKMPTAYKTFFIAALAISGIPPLSGFFSKDEILWKAFSDGSTIYWLLGWLGAGLTAFYMFRLVSLTFEGEPRWGHDKHPHESPRLMTVPLMILAILSVVGGLVGIPAALGGNNAIEHFLEPIFERANSKLHTAHVTNHSLEYLMMALSVVIALCGIFFARYVYLKKISIAEKLSKSFRPLYNLLWNKYYVDEAYEYTVVKPIQLSSEFFLWKIFDVKLVDGAVNGTAWLVNFVSSWFRRVQFGVTQSYAMVFVGGIVLILWILVFKG; this is encoded by the coding sequence ATGTACAATTTTGTTGGATACATAGTACTACTCCCGTTCATCGGCTTCCTCATCAATGGATTGTTCGGTAAGAAGTTGAACTCGGAGAAACTGAGCGGATGGATTGGAAGTCTTTCTGTCGGCGCGTCGTTCGCGATTGCCGTCGCGATATTTTTTGAGATGCTCGGTTTTCCTTCAGAAGAACGCTCTCACATTGTCACAATATTTTCTTGGCTTACTGCCGGTTCTTTCTCGGTTGATGTTGCGTATCAGGTTGACCAACTTTCAATTCTGATGACACTTGTTGTCACCGGTGTCGGTTTCCTGATTCATGTTTATTCAATTGGTTACATGCACGGCGACAAAGGGTTGTGGAGATTCTTTGCTTACCTGAATCTCTTCATCTTCATGATGCTCAATCTCATTCTGGCGGATAATTTCCTTCTGATGTTTCTCGGATGGGAGGGAGTCGGTTTATGCTCGTTCCTGTTGATTGGCTTTTGGCATGATAGAAAATTCGATACAGGCGGCTATAAACCCGGAACCGCATTTACAACCGATGCGGCAAAGAAAGCGTTCGTGGTCAATCGAATAGGTGACTTCGGATTTCTTATCGCGATGTTTTTGCTCTTTACAACATTTAAGACGTTGAACTTTGAAGGTATCTTCACACAGGCAAACGCATTGAAAAGCGTTGGTGATGATACAATCTTTCTCATTGCGTTGATGTTGTTTGTCGGTGCGACAGGGAAGTCGGCACAAATTCCGTTGTTTGTTTGGTTGCCGGATGCAATGGCAGGTCCGACTCCGGTTAGCGCGCTCATTCACGCCGCAACGATGGTAACAGCTGGTGTCTATATGGTTGCACGATGTTCGGTGTTGTATGCTCTCGCTCCCGCCGCAATGACAATCGTTGCTGTCATAGGACTTGCGACCGCCGTGTTTGCCGCAACGATGGGACTTGTTCAGAACGACATCAAAAAAGTTCTTGCCTATTCAACGGTGAGTCAACTCGGCTACATGTTTCTCGGTCTTGGTGTCGGAGCGTTCACTGCAGGAATTTTTCATGTAATGACTCACGCGTTCTTCAAGGCATTGTTATTTCTCGGTGCCGGTTCCGTCATTCATGCAATGCATGAAGAGCAGGATATTCAAAACATGGGCGGACTCAAATCCAAAATGCCGACCGCGTACAAAACATTTTTCATCGCCGCGTTAGCAATATCCGGAATTCCTCCACTTTCAGGATTTTTCAGTAAAGATGAAATTCTCTGGAAAGCATTTTCCGATGGTTCAACGATTTATTGGTTGCTTGGCTGGCTCGGCGCAGGATTGACAGCGTTTTATATGTTCCGTCTTGTTTCGCTTACGTTTGAAGGTGAACCGCGCTGGGGACACGACAAGCACCCGCATGAATCTCCAAGGTTGATGACTGTTCCGTTGATGATTCTCGCGATTCTTTCGGTCGTTGGTGGTTTGGTCGGAATCCCTGCGGCTCTCGGTGGCAACAATGCAATCGAACATTTTCTCGAACCGATTTTTGAGAGAGCAAATTCAAAACTCCACACGGCACACGTTACAAATCATTCATTAGAATATTTGATGATGGCGCTTTCTGTTGTCATTGCTCTCTGTGGAATCTTCTTTGCCCGGTATGTGTACTTAAAGAAAATCAGCATCGCAGAAAAATTATCAAAGAGTTTCCGACCGCTCTACAATCTTCTCTGGAACAAATACTACGTTGATGAAGCATACGAATATACCGTCGTGAAGCCGATTCAACTCAGTTCCGAATTTTTCTTGTGGAAGATATTCGATGTGAAGTTGGTAGATGGTGCGGTGAACGGAACTGCTTGGCTTGTAAACTTTGTCAGTAGTTGGTTCCGTCGTGTTCAATTTGGTGTAACACAAAGTTACGCGATGGTGTTTGTCGGTGGCATCGTCTTGATTCTCTGGATTTTAGTGTTCAAGGGATGA
- the nuoK gene encoding NADH-quinone oxidoreductase subunit NuoK, whose amino-acid sequence MPEIGLNSYLALSAMLFTIGVIGVLTRRNVIIVFMCIELMLNSVNLTLVAFSSFLGNPTGQILVFFVMAVAAAEAAVGLAIVIALFRNKQTVNIDEINLMKW is encoded by the coding sequence ATGCCTGAAATCGGGTTGAACTCGTATCTTGCGCTCAGCGCGATGCTGTTCACTATCGGAGTTATTGGCGTGTTGACTCGTCGCAATGTCATCATAGTATTTATGTGCATTGAATTGATGCTCAACTCCGTGAACCTGACGCTCGTTGCATTTTCCTCTTTTCTTGGAAATCCAACCGGACAAATTCTCGTCTTCTTCGTGATGGCAGTTGCCGCCGCAGAAGCCGCAGTCGGACTTGCAATCGTCATCGCATTGTTCCGAAACAAGCAAACGGTGAATATTGATGAAATCAATTTAATGAAATGGTGA
- a CDS encoding NADH-quinone oxidoreductase subunit J produces MSFETVFFFIISALAVGSAIMMISQRNPIMSVMYLIVNFFCLAILYLFLQAQFIAIIQILVYAGAIMVLVLFVIMLLNLGDEEQLTEKVNYKQIIALVVAGVVFFEIMLAIGYSTGPDWFFKSNQAAQIGTVESIGKVLFSEFLLPFEITSMILLAAIVGVIVLAKRRLD; encoded by the coding sequence ATGAGTTTTGAGACGGTATTCTTTTTTATAATTTCTGCCCTCGCTGTTGGCTCTGCCATCATGATGATTAGTCAGCGCAATCCAATCATGAGTGTCATGTATTTGATTGTCAACTTCTTTTGTCTTGCAATTCTCTATCTCTTCCTTCAAGCCCAATTCATTGCCATTATCCAGATACTTGTCTACGCAGGCGCCATCATGGTGCTGGTGTTGTTTGTTATCATGCTTTTGAATCTCGGAGATGAAGAACAACTGACAGAGAAAGTGAACTACAAACAAATTATTGCGCTGGTAGTTGCCGGAGTTGTGTTTTTTGAAATCATGCTCGCTATTGGGTACAGCACGGGACCTGATTGGTTTTTCAAATCGAACCAAGCCGCGCAAATCGGAACAGTGGAATCAATCGGGAAAGTATTGTTCTCGGAATTTTTATTGCCGTTTGAAATCACCTCGATGATTTTACTCGCGGCGATTGTCGGTGTCATCGTTCTTGCAAAAAGGAGACTCGACTAA
- a CDS encoding PIN domain-containing protein yields MKERIYIDTSVIGGCFDKEFKEDSLSFFERMKKRKTLILISTILQFELEDAPKRVKEFLVSLSKDIVEYVSLDDESSALAQAYLDEGAVASKSLSDARHVAIATVNRADVVVSWNFKHIVNVNRIHLYNAVNLKLGYPIIDIRSPKEILYE; encoded by the coding sequence ATGAAAGAACGAATTTATATTGATACGTCAGTCATTGGGGGATGTTTTGATAAAGAGTTCAAAGAAGATTCTCTCAGTTTTTTTGAGAGAATGAAGAAAAGGAAAACCTTAATTCTTATTTCTACCATATTGCAATTTGAATTGGAAGATGCCCCAAAAAGAGTGAAAGAATTTCTTGTTAGTCTCTCGAAAGATATCGTTGAATATGTCTCGCTTGATGATGAATCAAGCGCGCTTGCACAAGCATATCTGGACGAAGGCGCTGTTGCTTCAAAAAGTTTGTCTGATGCAAGGCATGTTGCAATTGCTACTGTAAACAGGGCTGATGTTGTTGTAAGTTGGAACTTTAAACATATTGTCAATGTCAATCGCATACATCTTTACAATGCGGTAAACTTAAAATTAGGTTATCCCATTATAGATATTCGAAGTCCGAAAGAAATCCTCTATGAATAA
- a CDS encoding ABC transporter permease: MNKSWMVARWEYIEKIKSKAFIISLILTPLLMVGMGVVPSLLALKEDSDSRVIGIIDQSGQLINELNELLAEKYTLKNGKPNYVLLPITFSGDIESSKKEADRMIIKEEIEGCLIIGRNILTDTLIEYRSQNVGNIKLTERMNRAVRDIVTEKKLKAEGLDPNLIKKFFTPIELKGIKLSKDGKEEEAGFESIFFTAYGFMMMMFILVLTSGQMLVRSMLEEKSNRVVEVLMSSCSPSELMAGKIIGLSGLGLTQIVLWAIFGAVLSLKFGSLPITLSHSLLTFVYFILGYVFYSAVFVTLGAPISTEQEAQQVTSYITMILIMPIMFAFAVLQNPNSMLAKILSFFPLTTPTMMALRIPIQTPDTWELIVTMIIMVLSSVGMMWIAGKIFRTTILLTGKRPSLMELIQIVRAK; the protein is encoded by the coding sequence ATGAACAAATCTTGGATGGTTGCGCGGTGGGAATACATCGAGAAAATAAAATCGAAAGCGTTTATTATTTCGCTTATTCTCACTCCGTTGTTGATGGTGGGGATGGGAGTTGTGCCGAGTTTACTTGCATTGAAAGAAGATTCTGACAGTCGAGTCATCGGCATCATTGACCAAAGCGGGCAACTTATCAACGAACTGAATGAATTGCTTGCTGAAAAATATACATTGAAGAATGGCAAACCGAACTATGTTCTTTTGCCAATTACGTTTTCAGGCGATATTGAATCATCCAAAAAGGAAGCCGACAGGATGATTATCAAAGAAGAAATTGAAGGATGCCTCATCATCGGAAGAAATATACTGACTGATACGTTGATTGAATATCGTTCACAAAACGTTGGCAATATTAAATTGACTGAGCGCATGAATCGCGCTGTTCGTGATATTGTAACAGAGAAAAAACTGAAAGCGGAAGGACTCGACCCGAATCTCATCAAGAAATTCTTCACACCGATTGAACTGAAAGGTATCAAACTTTCAAAAGACGGAAAAGAAGAAGAAGCCGGTTTTGAAAGTATTTTCTTCACGGCGTATGGCTTTATGATGATGATGTTTATTCTTGTGCTGACCTCCGGGCAGATGCTTGTGCGAAGTATGCTTGAAGAAAAATCAAACCGCGTTGTTGAAGTATTGATGTCCTCCTGTTCTCCGTCGGAACTGATGGCAGGAAAAATTATCGGACTGAGCGGACTTGGGCTGACACAAATCGTCTTGTGGGCAATATTCGGTGCGGTTCTCAGTCTCAAATTCGGTTCACTACCGATAACTCTTTCACATTCACTTCTGACCTTTGTGTATTTCATCCTCGGATATGTTTTTTATTCGGCGGTATTTGTTACACTTGGAGCGCCGATTTCCACTGAGCAGGAAGCACAACAGGTAACAAGTTATATTACCATGATTTTGATAATGCCCATCATGTTCGCATTTGCGGTCTTACAAAACCCGAACTCAATGTTGGCAAAAATTCTGTCATTCTTCCCGCTTACAACTCCGACGATGATGGCGCTTCGTATCCCGATTCAAACGCCGGATACGTGGGAACTCATAGTTACGATGATTATCATGGTATTGTCTTCAGTCGGTATGATGTGGATTGCAGGAAAGATTTTCCGGACAACAATTTTGCTGACGGGGAAACGACCGAGTCTTATGGAGTTGATTCAAATTGTACGCGCGAAGTAA
- a CDS encoding ATP-binding cassette domain-containing protein has protein sequence MLQASHLRKEYTTVLAVDDVSLNVNSGEMFGLIGPNGAGKTTTIRMILNIITPDYGTVLIDGRAYDESTRNIVGYLPEERGLYKKNKVLNTIIYFATLRGISVPEAKRRALDWLKRFDLLDKVNAKIEELSKGNQQKVQFINSILHDPKLVILDEPFSGLDPVNQILLKDILMELKDAGKAIIFSTHMMEQAEKLCEKICLINKGRIVLEGGLQEVKQRFGKNSIHLEYGGDGAFLSSLPYIKQANVYENYAELELDGQESVRELLIEVSTKLTVRKFEFVEPSLNSIFLKMVGNGMKSEVRA, from the coding sequence ATGCTACAAGCCTCTCATCTCCGAAAAGAATACACCACCGTCTTAGCAGTTGATGACGTTTCGCTCAACGTCAACAGTGGAGAGATGTTCGGTTTGATTGGTCCCAACGGCGCGGGGAAAACTACAACCATCCGGATGATACTCAACATCATCACACCCGATTACGGTACAGTGTTGATTGACGGAAGAGCGTACGATGAATCAACGAGAAACATCGTCGGCTATCTTCCTGAAGAGCGGGGATTGTACAAGAAAAATAAAGTTCTCAACACCATCATCTACTTTGCAACGCTTCGAGGAATTTCTGTTCCTGAAGCAAAACGCCGAGCGCTTGATTGGTTGAAGCGATTCGACCTGCTCGATAAAGTGAACGCGAAGATTGAGGAACTTTCAAAAGGAAATCAGCAGAAAGTTCAGTTCATTAACTCTATTCTGCACGACCCGAAACTTGTCATTCTCGATGAGCCGTTTTCCGGTCTTGACCCGGTGAATCAAATTCTCCTCAAAGACATTCTCATGGAATTGAAAGATGCAGGAAAGGCAATCATTTTCTCGACGCACATGATGGAACAGGCGGAAAAGTTGTGCGAGAAAATTTGCCTCATCAACAAAGGAAGAATTGTGTTGGAAGGCGGCTTACAGGAAGTAAAACAACGCTTTGGGAAAAACTCAATTCATCTTGAATACGGCGGGGACGGTGCGTTCCTTTCTTCACTGCCGTACATCAAACAGGCAAATGTCTATGAGAATTACGCTGAGTTGGAGTTGGATGGACAAGAGTCAGTTCGTGAGTTGTTGATAGAGGTTTCCACAAAACTCACCGTCCGGAAATTTGAGTTTGTTGAACCATCATTAAATTCAATCTTCCTGAAAATGGTTGGTAACGGAATGAAGTCGGAGGTGAGAGCATGA
- a CDS encoding UPF0175 family protein — MSIQISDDLMRNLGLSEQELRIELAISLFQRDKLTLAQASTMAEMPQLFFQRELSKRKIPLHYTIEDLQTDLNNIGFEKAH; from the coding sequence ATGAGCATTCAAATATCTGACGATCTAATGAGAAACCTTGGATTGAGTGAACAGGAACTGAGAATAGAATTAGCTATTTCATTGTTCCAACGAGACAAACTCACACTCGCTCAGGCAAGTACAATGGCAGAGATGCCTCAGTTGTTTTTTCAACGAGAACTTTCTAAGAGAAAAATACCACTGCATTACACTATAGAAGATTTGCAAACCGACTTAAATAATATCGGATTTGAGAAAGCACATTGA